In Candidatus Delongbacteria bacterium, one genomic interval encodes:
- a CDS encoding cystathionine gamma-synthase family protein: MSEHDPRNPSHPRPETMMLGHGYDPFLSEGSVKPPVFLTSTFVFRRAEDGKRFFELAYGLKEKDPGEVPGLIYSRINNPDLEILENRLAVWERAEKALVFASGMAAISSTVLAHLVPGEQVIATTPVYGGTHYFMSKMLPRWGMGVHWIHAGSNFCDELEASLAASEGKARLVYLETPANPVNLMTDLKRCVEICARYGTPERRVLLVVDNTFLGPVFQQPLLMGVDISLYSATKFIGGHSDVVAGAVLGREELVKPVAEMRNILGNMASPFDCWLLMRSLETVGIRMRQQQTNARAVVRMLKSHEAVRAVYYPGELDEEQDRIWREQCSGSGSLIAFDVVGGEAEAFRVLNAVKHAKLAVSLGGTESLIEHPATMTHCDMSPEDMDVAGITPSMIRLSVGIEHVDDLVFDLSQALDSLL, translated from the coding sequence ATGAGTGAGCACGATCCCCGCAACCCGTCGCATCCCCGCCCCGAAACGATGATGCTGGGGCACGGCTACGACCCCTTCCTTTCCGAGGGCTCGGTGAAGCCCCCGGTCTTCCTGACCAGCACCTTCGTGTTCCGGCGTGCCGAGGACGGCAAGCGCTTCTTCGAACTGGCCTACGGGCTGAAGGAGAAGGACCCCGGTGAAGTGCCGGGGCTGATCTACAGCCGCATCAACAATCCGGATCTGGAGATTCTCGAGAACCGGCTGGCGGTCTGGGAACGCGCGGAGAAGGCGCTGGTCTTCGCCAGCGGCATGGCGGCCATTTCCTCCACGGTGCTGGCCCATCTGGTACCCGGCGAGCAGGTCATCGCCACCACCCCGGTCTACGGCGGCACCCACTATTTCATGAGCAAGATGCTGCCGCGCTGGGGCATGGGCGTGCACTGGATCCACGCGGGCTCCAATTTCTGCGATGAGCTTGAGGCCAGCCTGGCGGCATCGGAAGGCAAGGCCCGCCTGGTCTATCTTGAGACACCGGCCAACCCGGTGAACCTGATGACGGACCTCAAGCGCTGCGTCGAGATCTGCGCCCGTTACGGCACCCCCGAGCGTCGTGTGCTGCTGGTTGTGGACAATACCTTCCTAGGGCCCGTGTTCCAGCAGCCCCTGCTGATGGGTGTCGACATCTCGCTGTACAGCGCCACCAAGTTCATCGGCGGACACAGCGATGTGGTGGCCGGGGCGGTCCTGGGGCGCGAGGAGCTGGTCAAGCCTGTGGCCGAAATGCGCAACATCCTGGGCAACATGGCCTCGCCCTTCGACTGCTGGCTGCTGATGCGCAGTCTTGAAACCGTGGGCATCCGCATGCGCCAGCAGCAGACCAATGCCCGGGCCGTGGTACGCATGCTCAAGAGCCACGAGGCGGTGCGCGCCGTGTATTACCCGGGTGAACTGGACGAGGAGCAGGACCGCATCTGGCGCGAACAGTGCAGCGGCAGTGGCTCGCTGATCGCCTTCGATGTGGTCGGCGGCGAAGCCGAAGCCTTCCGGGTGCTCAACGCCGTGAAGCATGCCAAGCTGGCCGTGAGCCTGGGCGGTACGGAAAGTCTGATCGAGCATCCGGCCACCATGACCCATTGCGACATGAGCCCCGAGGACATGGACGTGGCGGGCATCACGCCCTCGATGATCCGCCTGAGCGTGGGCATCGAACATGTGGACGATCTGGTCTTTGACCTGAGCCAGGCTCTGGACTCATTGCTCTAG
- a CDS encoding SAM-dependent chlorinase/fluorinase: MIVTLLSDFGLDSSYVGQMKLALLEGCPGLELVEISHLCPPQDVRAAAFLIYSAIKDLPRRPRLHVCVVDPGVGSPRGVLALKALGQWFLAPDNGLLSYIVQLDPACEGWLLPAAPPGASRTFHGRDHFVPLALHLLAHDSVPTQSRVVQPKPVFSREPERTRAGFRARWLFTDGFGNRISALRREHLEGTDPRSCRFQCGQSSVGWVDVYSQAEPGGLCVLEGSSGHIELAIRDGAAAARVSPDSVLSCELP, translated from the coding sequence ATGATCGTGACCCTGCTGAGCGATTTCGGACTGGACTCCTCGTATGTGGGGCAGATGAAACTGGCCCTGCTCGAGGGGTGTCCCGGGCTGGAGCTGGTCGAGATCAGCCATCTCTGCCCGCCCCAGGACGTGCGCGCGGCGGCCTTCCTGATCTACAGCGCGATCAAGGACCTGCCGCGCAGACCGCGTCTGCACGTCTGCGTCGTGGATCCGGGAGTGGGCAGTCCACGCGGCGTGCTGGCGCTGAAAGCTCTGGGCCAGTGGTTTCTGGCACCGGACAACGGGTTGCTGTCGTACATCGTCCAGCTCGATCCGGCCTGCGAGGGCTGGCTGCTGCCCGCGGCACCGCCGGGGGCCAGCCGCACCTTCCACGGACGCGATCATTTCGTGCCGTTGGCGCTGCACCTGCTGGCACACGATTCCGTGCCCACCCAGAGCCGGGTCGTGCAGCCAAAGCCCGTGTTCAGCCGGGAACCGGAGCGGACACGCGCAGGCTTCCGGGCACGCTGGTTGTTCACCGACGGGTTCGGCAACCGGATCAGCGCCCTGCGCCGCGAGCACCTTGAGGGCACGGATCCGCGGAGTTGTCGGTTCCAGTGTGGCCAAAGCTCCGTCGGCTGGGTTGACGTGTACAGTCAGGCCGAACCCGGGGGGCTTTGCGTACTGGAAGGCAGCTCGGGTCACATCGAACTGGCCATTCGAGATGGCGCGGCCGCCGCGCGGGTGAGCCCGGACAGCGTCCTGTCCTGCGAGCTGCCCTGA
- the hydE gene encoding [FeFe] hydrogenase H-cluster radical SAM maturase HydE yields the protein MDHLNELLASRSHSRSDIAYLLGLSCPDAALSLESAALKSTLARMGPGVSTRGLIEFSNLCTCNCLYCGIRRANQGVQRYWLDEDEVLENALWCAEAGYGSVVLQAGERRDPAFIDYLTRCVTRIRKESVSATLPQGLGITLSVGEQSPETYQRWFDAGAHRYLLRIESANPRLFSAIHPPEQQWSRRVRCLESLKAIGWQLGTGVLIGLPGQTLDDLAGDILFFRELDCDMIGMGPWLATPDTPMQGQDRLSRAELLRRALNMIAVTRLLLPDVNIASTTALEALSPRGRELGLRAGANVIMPNVTSPRVRALYQLYPDKPGLNQDRGESRASLEALLASCGREPRWNQWGDSLHARRH from the coding sequence ATGGATCACCTGAACGAGCTGCTGGCCAGCCGGTCACATTCGCGAAGCGACATCGCCTATCTGCTGGGCCTGTCCTGCCCGGACGCCGCCCTCAGTCTGGAAAGCGCGGCGCTGAAGAGCACGTTGGCCCGCATGGGCCCGGGAGTCAGCACACGTGGGCTGATCGAGTTCAGCAACCTCTGCACCTGCAATTGTCTCTACTGCGGCATCCGGCGTGCCAATCAGGGCGTGCAGCGCTACTGGCTGGATGAAGACGAGGTGCTCGAGAACGCCCTCTGGTGCGCCGAGGCGGGCTACGGCTCGGTCGTGCTGCAGGCCGGTGAGCGCCGGGACCCCGCGTTCATAGACTACCTGACACGCTGCGTGACGCGCATCCGCAAGGAAAGCGTGAGCGCCACGCTGCCCCAGGGCCTGGGCATCACGCTCTCGGTGGGCGAACAGAGTCCAGAGACCTACCAGCGCTGGTTCGATGCCGGAGCACACCGCTACCTGCTGCGCATCGAAAGTGCCAACCCGCGCCTCTTTTCCGCGATTCACCCTCCCGAGCAGCAATGGTCCCGGCGTGTGCGCTGTCTTGAAAGCCTGAAGGCCATTGGCTGGCAGCTGGGCACGGGGGTGCTGATCGGACTGCCCGGCCAGACCCTGGACGATCTGGCCGGTGACATCCTCTTCTTTCGCGAGCTGGACTGCGACATGATCGGGATGGGCCCCTGGCTGGCCACGCCCGACACGCCCATGCAAGGTCAGGACCGCCTGAGCCGCGCCGAGCTGCTGCGCCGTGCCCTGAACATGATCGCCGTGACACGCCTGCTGCTGCCCGATGTCAACATCGCCTCCACCACCGCCCTCGAGGCCCTCTCGCCCCGGGGCCGCGAACTGGGCCTGCGCGCCGGGGCCAACGTGATCATGCCCAATGTCACCTCACCACGCGTGCGCGCCCTGTACCAGCTCTACCCCGACAAGCCCGGCCTGAATCAGGACCGCGGCGAGAGCCGCGCCTCGCTGGAAGCCCTGCTGGCCTCCTGCGGCCGCGAGCCCCGCTGGAACCAATGGGGCGACTCCCTGCACGCGCGCCGCCATTGA
- a CDS encoding adenylate/guanylate cyclase domain-containing protein: MIPRTPDNLRRLWSPVWVGFVGILLAGIFALLDSSVFGLELRTLDLRFQLRGPLSLEHSPVVIVQVDNRTYKDLDARWPFSRAWHARLLRNLRAAGARTVIFDIMFTESASEDPEGDLELAAALAEADDTILSGEMITESARGGTRYTRVDPPLPILLAGGTDWGLVDDIKDRDRINRRYNLYQPKDELLPTIGTRLIMKLEGVDHLSEPEGKELVIGSCRIPLSRDLKNIMRINYYGPTGSFPTYRFSSILDDADFDLADPDMDTDYMEMMKNPELFAAFFGDDAVNPFKDKLVLVGVSADDLHDNKMTPWYGYGDSAHEMPGVETHAHAIQTMLDRSFITRSSANQDRLLVALAGLAGGLAILWLGPLPSLLVLLVLAAAWAFTCLKAFTGFNHWLPLLAPLVALAGAWTAGVLQQFLRARRERQEVRAIFSRYVSRAVVNEVLKDPSKIALGGQEREITALFSDIAGFTTISESLTPTALQELLNEYLSEMTDRVFENQGILDKYIGDAIVAEFGAPLPSESHALQAVSTAVAMQERLEELRAGWAERGFPPVRARVGINTGVMAVGNFGSREIYDYTAIGDNMNLAARLEGANKFYGSWIMTSEATWKQLGGAFVGRALDVIRVKGKEEGVAVYEIITAVGSARAPEALARVEAWDRARALMLARNYAAAEAAFAAVLERWPDDAPSRVMRARCTDWVLSPPPADWDGVTAFEEK; this comes from the coding sequence GTGATTCCACGCACGCCCGACAATCTTCGGCGACTCTGGTCGCCGGTCTGGGTGGGTTTCGTGGGCATCCTGCTGGCCGGGATCTTCGCGCTGCTTGACAGCAGTGTGTTCGGTCTGGAGCTGCGCACGCTGGACCTGCGCTTCCAGCTGCGCGGGCCGCTCTCGCTGGAGCACAGCCCGGTTGTCATCGTGCAGGTGGACAATCGCACCTACAAGGATCTGGACGCGCGCTGGCCCTTCTCGCGGGCCTGGCATGCCCGCCTGCTGCGCAACCTGCGGGCCGCCGGCGCGCGCACCGTGATCTTTGACATCATGTTCACCGAAAGTGCCTCCGAGGACCCCGAAGGCGACCTGGAGCTGGCGGCCGCCCTGGCCGAAGCCGACGACACGATCCTGAGTGGCGAGATGATCACCGAGAGCGCACGCGGTGGCACACGTTACACGCGCGTGGATCCTCCCCTGCCGATCCTGCTTGCCGGTGGCACCGACTGGGGCCTGGTGGACGACATCAAGGACCGCGACCGGATCAACCGCCGCTACAATCTCTACCAGCCCAAGGACGAGCTGCTGCCGACCATCGGCACGCGCTTGATCATGAAGCTGGAAGGCGTGGATCACCTCTCGGAGCCCGAAGGCAAGGAACTGGTGATCGGCAGTTGCCGGATTCCCCTCTCCCGCGACCTGAAGAACATCATGCGGATCAACTACTACGGTCCCACGGGCAGTTTTCCCACCTATCGCTTCTCCAGCATCCTCGATGACGCCGACTTCGATCTGGCCGACCCGGACATGGACACCGACTACATGGAAATGATGAAGAACCCCGAGCTCTTCGCGGCCTTCTTCGGCGACGACGCGGTGAATCCATTCAAGGACAAGCTGGTGCTGGTGGGCGTGTCCGCCGACGATCTGCACGACAACAAGATGACCCCCTGGTACGGGTATGGCGATTCGGCCCACGAGATGCCCGGGGTGGAAACCCACGCCCACGCCATCCAGACCATGCTCGATCGTTCCTTCATCACGCGCAGCAGCGCGAACCAGGACCGCCTGCTGGTCGCCCTGGCCGGGCTGGCCGGCGGACTGGCCATTCTCTGGCTGGGGCCGCTGCCCTCGCTGCTGGTGCTGCTGGTGCTGGCGGCGGCCTGGGCATTCACCTGTCTCAAGGCCTTCACTGGATTCAACCACTGGTTGCCCCTGCTTGCGCCTCTGGTGGCGCTGGCCGGAGCCTGGACCGCCGGCGTGCTCCAGCAGTTTCTGCGGGCCCGCCGCGAGCGCCAGGAAGTACGGGCGATCTTCTCGCGCTACGTGTCACGCGCGGTGGTCAACGAGGTGCTCAAGGACCCCTCGAAGATCGCCCTGGGCGGTCAGGAGCGCGAGATCACGGCCCTGTTCTCCGACATCGCGGGTTTCACCACCATTTCCGAAAGCCTGACGCCCACCGCGCTGCAGGAGCTGCTGAACGAGTACCTGAGCGAGATGACCGACCGGGTCTTCGAGAATCAGGGCATTCTGGACAAGTACATCGGCGACGCCATCGTGGCCGAGTTCGGTGCGCCGCTGCCCAGCGAGAGTCACGCGCTGCAGGCCGTGTCCACGGCGGTGGCCATGCAGGAGCGGCTCGAGGAGCTGCGGGCCGGCTGGGCCGAGCGCGGCTTCCCGCCCGTGCGGGCCCGCGTGGGCATCAACACGGGCGTGATGGCGGTGGGCAACTTCGGCAGCCGCGAGATCTACGACTACACGGCCATCGGCGACAACATGAACCTGGCGGCGCGCCTCGAAGGGGCCAACAAGTTCTATGGGTCGTGGATCATGACCAGCGAGGCCACCTGGAAACAGCTGGGTGGGGCATTCGTCGGACGCGCCCTGGATGTGATTCGCGTGAAGGGCAAGGAAGAGGGCGTGGCTGTGTACGAGATCATCACGGCGGTGGGCAGCGCCAGAGCCCCCGAGGCCCTCGCCAGGGTGGAGGCCTGGGACCGGGCCCGCGCACTGATGCTGGCCCGGAACTACGCCGCCGCCGAAGCGGCCTTCGCCGCCGTGCTTGAACGCTGGCCCGATGACGCCCCCTCGCGCGTGATGCGCGCCCGCTGCACCGACTGGGTGCTGTCCCCACCGCCGGCCGACTGGGACGGGGTCACCGCCTTCGAGGAAAAATGA
- the nosD gene encoding nitrous oxide reductase family maturation protein NosD, whose protein sequence is MTRPLSCLPLCLPLCLLLACLLAPHNLWARVLLASPARGLGTTTAQAQPGDTVRVAAGIYLEDSVRVSCRLSLLAERGAVLDGSGGGHLLLVHADSVRIVGLTLRNTTASYRSDYAAILAENCTGLQIHDCVLEQAFFGIYLARCTGARLTGNRIGAHFTSETLSGNGIHLWHCRAPFIAGNTIRGHRDGIYLEFVRQATIEHNEGLHNLRYGLHFMFSDSCRYLDNTFSANGAGVAVMYSHAVDMSRNTFSANWGPASCGVLLKEITDSRLEDNLFEANTTGLHVEASNRLQAHGNRFVRNGWALRLMSNSTEGVYENNLFLANSFDVATNGRQNYSTFRGNRWDRYRGYDLDRDGFGDVGFRPVSVFSHVVQDQGPALILLRSLFVDLLDGAERAFPLLTPITLQDESPRMELQP, encoded by the coding sequence ATGACACGCCCGCTCTCCTGCCTGCCTCTCTGCCTGCCTCTCTGCCTGCTGCTGGCCTGCTTGCTGGCCCCCCACAACCTGTGGGCCCGGGTTCTGCTGGCCAGCCCCGCGCGTGGGCTGGGGACCACCACAGCCCAGGCCCAGCCCGGTGATACGGTGCGCGTGGCCGCGGGCATCTACCTCGAAGACAGTGTGCGTGTGTCCTGCCGCCTGAGCCTGCTGGCCGAGCGCGGAGCGGTGCTCGACGGCAGCGGTGGGGGGCACCTGCTGCTGGTGCACGCCGACTCTGTGCGGATTGTGGGCCTGACCCTGCGCAACACGACCGCCAGTTACCGCTCGGACTACGCGGCGATTCTGGCCGAGAACTGCACCGGACTTCAGATTCACGACTGCGTGCTGGAACAGGCCTTCTTCGGCATCTATCTGGCACGCTGCACGGGGGCGCGGCTCACGGGCAACCGGATCGGGGCCCACTTCACCAGCGAGACCCTGTCGGGAAATGGAATCCATCTCTGGCACTGCCGCGCGCCCTTCATCGCGGGCAACACGATCCGCGGTCATCGCGACGGCATTTACCTGGAGTTCGTGCGCCAGGCCACCATCGAGCACAACGAAGGCCTGCACAACCTGCGCTACGGCCTGCACTTCATGTTCAGCGACTCCTGCCGCTACCTGGACAACACCTTCAGCGCCAACGGCGCCGGAGTGGCCGTGATGTACTCCCACGCCGTGGACATGAGCCGCAACACCTTCAGCGCCAACTGGGGCCCCGCTTCCTGTGGCGTGCTGCTGAAGGAAATCACCGACAGCAGGCTGGAAGACAACCTCTTCGAGGCCAATACCACCGGGTTGCATGTGGAAGCCAGCAACCGGCTGCAGGCCCACGGCAATCGGTTCGTACGCAACGGCTGGGCCCTGCGCCTGATGTCCAACTCGACCGAGGGGGTCTACGAGAACAACCTGTTCCTGGCCAATTCCTTCGACGTGGCCACCAATGGCCGCCAGAACTACAGCACCTTCCGCGGCAACCGCTGGGATCGCTACCGGGGCTACGACCTGGATCGCGACGGCTTTGGAGATGTGGGTTTCCGCCCGGTCAGCGTGTTCTCGCATGTGGTCCAGGACCAGGGCCCCGCGCTGATTCTGCTGCGCAGCCTGTTCGTGGACCTGCTGGACGGAGCCGAACGCGCCTTTCCCCTGCTGACCCCCATCACCCTGCAGGATGAAAGCCCCAGAATGGAGCTGCAGCCGTGA
- a CDS encoding ABC transporter ATP-binding protein: MIQIENIVKSFGRIQALKGVTAHIPAGRTSALVGPNGSGKTTLMKCLLGLVRPDSGQILLQGQPLTGAPAQRLRIGYMPQLPRYPDNLSVAEVLELIAGVRAAATRDTDLSSMGGFDSTPLFDLNALGARKLRGLSGGTLQRVGAELAWRTQAPLLVLDEPTAGLDPLASSRLKDRLLLDRQAGRTVLISSHVLADLQELADHIIFLLEGRVCYTGSLQDLLERTGESRLERAVASLMRAVTA; the protein is encoded by the coding sequence GTGATCCAGATCGAGAACATCGTCAAGTCCTTCGGCCGCATCCAGGCCCTCAAGGGCGTGACGGCACACATTCCCGCGGGGCGGACCAGCGCCCTCGTGGGTCCCAATGGCTCGGGCAAGACCACGCTGATGAAGTGCCTGCTGGGGCTGGTGCGCCCCGACAGCGGCCAGATTCTGCTGCAGGGCCAGCCCTTGACGGGCGCCCCCGCCCAGCGACTGCGGATCGGCTACATGCCCCAATTGCCCCGCTACCCCGACAACCTGAGTGTGGCGGAAGTGCTCGAACTGATCGCGGGAGTGCGTGCGGCGGCCACCCGTGACACGGACTTGTCCTCCATGGGTGGCTTCGACAGCACACCGCTGTTCGATCTGAATGCCCTGGGCGCACGCAAGTTGCGCGGCCTGTCCGGCGGCACCCTGCAACGGGTGGGGGCCGAACTGGCCTGGCGCACGCAGGCTCCGTTGCTGGTGCTGGACGAACCCACGGCCGGGCTGGATCCGCTGGCCAGCAGCCGGCTCAAGGACCGTCTGCTGCTGGACCGACAGGCCGGTCGTACTGTGCTGATCAGTTCCCATGTGCTGGCCGACCTGCAGGAACTGGCCGACCACATCATCTTTCTGCTCGAGGGCCGCGTGTGTTACACCGGGTCACTGCAGGACCTGCTCGAGCGCACGGGCGAATCCCGGCTGGAGCGCGCGGTCGCCTCGCTGATGCGCGCGGTGACGGCATGA
- a CDS encoding glycosyltransferase family 9 protein — MRVAVIHTAFLGDVILLTPLLDALHERLGASDVALLTTALAAPLFRDDPRVSLLLPYDKRGADKGLAGIWRLGMRLRDFRPDLLISAHRSLRSALLARLSGAPRRIGYRSATGRWLYTETVTDDRSLHECRRILALLGMDHDALPTLHDDRAERTRVRQLLRERGLRWPVALAPGSVWATKQWPPHHFRSLARSLVERGVPVVLLGGPGERELCAGIAAELPDCHSLAGELGLRESFQLLRRCCAAVVNDSAPLHLSQAAGVPTFALFGSTVTAFGFGPRGPRDRVLELPLDCRPCGRHGHRRCPLGTLACLETLAPQLVLEALASELTLRNARLLDLDQEE, encoded by the coding sequence ATGAGAGTGGCGGTGATCCACACGGCCTTCCTGGGCGACGTGATCCTGCTGACGCCCCTGCTGGATGCCCTTCACGAGCGCCTGGGAGCCAGCGACGTGGCCCTGCTGACCACCGCCCTGGCCGCCCCACTCTTCCGTGATGACCCGCGCGTGAGCCTGCTGCTGCCCTACGACAAACGGGGGGCGGACAAGGGTTTGGCCGGGATCTGGCGGCTGGGCATGCGTCTGCGCGATTTCCGCCCCGACCTGCTGATTTCGGCCCACCGCAGCCTGCGCAGTGCGCTGCTGGCCCGTCTGTCCGGGGCGCCCCGGCGCATCGGCTACCGCAGTGCCACCGGCCGCTGGTTGTACACCGAGACCGTGACCGACGACCGCAGCCTCCACGAGTGCCGCCGCATCCTGGCGCTGCTGGGCATGGATCACGACGCGCTGCCCACATTGCACGATGATCGGGCCGAGCGGACCCGAGTCCGCCAGCTGCTCAGGGAGCGGGGGCTGCGCTGGCCGGTGGCGCTGGCGCCCGGCTCGGTCTGGGCCACCAAGCAATGGCCCCCCCATCATTTCCGCAGTCTGGCCCGGTCCCTTGTAGAACGGGGAGTGCCCGTGGTCCTGCTGGGTGGCCCCGGGGAACGCGAGCTTTGCGCGGGCATTGCCGCGGAACTGCCCGACTGCCACTCTCTCGCGGGCGAACTGGGGCTGCGCGAGAGTTTCCAGTTACTCAGGCGTTGTTGCGCGGCGGTGGTGAATGACAGCGCGCCCCTGCACCTGTCGCAGGCCGCTGGCGTGCCCACCTTCGCGCTCTTCGGGTCCACTGTCACCGCATTCGGATTCGGTCCCAGGGGCCCGCGCGACCGGGTGCTGGAACTGCCGCTGGATTGCCGACCCTGCGGGCGCCATGGCCATCGACGCTGCCCGCTGGGCACCCTGGCCTGCCTGGAAACTCTGGCACCACAGCTCGTGCTGGAGGCCCTGGCATCGGAATTGACCCTGCGCAACGCTCGCCTGCTGGATCTGGATCAAGAGGAATGA
- a CDS encoding ABC transporter permease subunit has product MSAGWLVLRAALRDGLRSRIVYGFGLFFLAAGWMMAQLGGNADKVLLSLLSLSLALVPLVSLVFGASYLYQARTFIELLLAQPVKRHTLFLGLYTGLSLPLALAWLLGCLPALLMSGGVRPAALLLFLGAGVGLCVVFCALAFLIAVRIGNRLRGLGLAIVLWLLLAVAWDGLVLMLAYLFSDWPMEGPVLVLCLLNPIDLARVLVLLHFELGAMMGYTGAVFQQFFSGPLGTALASLSLLLWVLVPLWLAGRAFQKRDF; this is encoded by the coding sequence ATGAGCGCGGGCTGGCTGGTGCTGCGCGCGGCCCTGCGTGACGGCCTGCGCAGCCGCATCGTCTACGGCTTCGGGCTGTTCTTTCTGGCGGCGGGCTGGATGATGGCCCAGCTGGGGGGCAACGCCGACAAGGTGCTGCTGAGCCTGCTCAGCCTCAGCCTGGCCCTGGTGCCGCTGGTGAGTCTGGTCTTCGGGGCCAGTTACCTCTACCAGGCCCGCACCTTCATTGAACTGCTGCTGGCCCAGCCCGTGAAACGGCACACCCTGTTCCTGGGCCTGTACACGGGGCTCAGCCTGCCCCTGGCCCTGGCCTGGCTGCTGGGCTGTCTGCCTGCCCTGCTGATGAGCGGCGGTGTGCGTCCCGCGGCGCTGCTGCTGTTTCTGGGAGCGGGCGTGGGGCTGTGTGTCGTCTTCTGTGCGCTGGCCTTCCTGATTGCGGTGCGCATCGGCAACCGCCTGCGCGGGCTGGGCCTGGCCATCGTGCTCTGGCTGCTGCTGGCCGTGGCCTGGGACGGCCTGGTGCTCATGCTGGCCTACCTCTTCTCCGACTGGCCCATGGAAGGGCCCGTGCTGGTACTCTGCCTGCTGAACCCCATTGATCTGGCCCGTGTACTGGTGCTGCTGCACTTCGAACTGGGCGCGATGATGGGCTACACCGGCGCCGTGTTCCAGCAGTTCTTCAGCGGCCCCCTGGGCACCGCCCTGGCCAGCCTGAGCCTGCTGCTCTGGGTCCTGGTTCCGCTGTGGCTGGCCGGGCGTGCCTTTCAGAAGCGGGATTTCTGA
- a CDS encoding lysophospholipid acyltransferase family protein: protein MSEAATRSLRGLPVRLLSRLILALPWRALPPLARCIGWLWTYLIPVRRSLMRRNLDLAFPDMDAAWRRSVIRECCTQFALTGLELFWLPRMDRAWVDRHVRFLDPELPRRLLEQGKGLVCVGGHYGNWEVMGAATSLSGLPLSYIVKRVADPEFDRLVNDSRRSAGVEIIYTREAGRLVLKHLRRNRLVAFLSDQDARSRGIFVNFMGQPASTPQGAAVYALRLGTPMLFVNDRRLANGHHEIEFSQIPVDPDWTLCDEHVQALTQRFTTLLEERVRAHPAQWFWMHRRWKTQPVPPEHGR, encoded by the coding sequence ATGAGCGAGGCCGCGACCCGATCCCTGCGCGGTCTGCCTGTGCGCCTGCTGTCCCGCCTGATTCTGGCCCTGCCCTGGAGAGCGTTGCCGCCGCTTGCCCGCTGCATCGGCTGGCTCTGGACGTATCTGATTCCCGTGAGACGCTCCCTGATGCGGCGCAATCTGGACCTGGCCTTTCCTGACATGGACGCCGCCTGGCGCCGTTCCGTGATTCGCGAGTGCTGTACCCAGTTCGCGCTTACCGGTCTGGAACTGTTCTGGCTGCCCCGCATGGACCGGGCCTGGGTGGACCGCCATGTGCGCTTTCTGGATCCCGAACTGCCCCGCCGTCTGCTGGAGCAGGGCAAAGGGCTGGTCTGCGTGGGCGGACACTACGGCAACTGGGAAGTGATGGGCGCCGCCACCAGCCTCAGTGGCCTGCCGCTGTCCTACATCGTCAAGCGGGTGGCCGATCCGGAGTTCGACCGGTTGGTCAACGACTCCCGCCGCAGCGCGGGGGTGGAAATCATCTACACGCGCGAAGCCGGCCGTCTGGTGCTCAAGCACTTGCGTCGCAATCGCCTGGTGGCCTTCCTCTCCGACCAGGACGCCCGCAGCCGCGGGATCTTCGTGAACTTCATGGGCCAGCCGGCCTCCACGCCCCAGGGAGCCGCGGTCTATGCCCTGCGCCTGGGCACACCCATGCTCTTCGTCAACGACCGGCGGCTGGCCAATGGGCACCACGAGATCGAATTCAGCCAGATCCCGGTGGACCCGGACTGGACCCTGTGCGACGAGCACGTGCAGGCCCTGACCCAGCGCTTCACCACCCTGCTGGAGGAGCGCGTGCGGGCCCACCCGGCCCAGTGGTTCTGGATGCATCGTCGCTGGAAGACACAACCTGTACCCCCGGAGCACGGACGATGA